One stretch of Brachyhypopomus gauderio isolate BG-103 chromosome 10, BGAUD_0.2, whole genome shotgun sequence DNA includes these proteins:
- the kcnj6 gene encoding G protein-activated inward rectifier potassium channel 2, which yields MEQDVESPVTVRPARLPKQVRDDLPKQLQDPERAKRKIQRYVRKDGKCNVHHGNVRETYRYLTDIFTTLVDLKWRFNLFIFVLVYTVTWLFFGLMWWLIAYVRGDLDHLGDDQWTPCVNNLEGFVSAFLFSIETETTIGYGYRVITDKCPEGIVLLLVQSVLGSIVNAFMVGCMFVKISQPKKRAETLVFSTNAVISVRDGRLCLMFRVGDLRNSHIVEASIRAKLIKSKQTKEGEFIPLNQTDMNVGYDTGDDRLFLVSPLIICHEINQHSPFWEISKANLAKEELEIVVILEGMVEATGMTCQARSSYVASEIKWGYRFTPVLTLEDGFYEVDYNSFHEIYETNTPSCSARELAEMSTRARLPLTWSVASRLSQQGLLDPGDGGPEQERLEAKGGVGGGGGVGDGGVQEQAERNGDIANMENESKV from the exons ATGGAGCAGGATGTGGAGAGCCCCGTCACGGTCCGGCCGGCGCGGCTGCCCAAGCAGGTGCGGGACGACCTTCCCAAGCAGCTGCAGGATCCCGAGCGGGCCAAGCGGAAGATCCAACGATACGTCCGCAAGGACGGCAAGTGCAACGTGCACCACGGCAACGTGCGGGAGACCTACCGGTACCTGACGGACATCTTCACCACGCTGGTGGACCTGAAGTGGAGGTTCAACCTCTTTATCTTTGTGCTGGTGTACACGGTAACGTGGCTTTTCTTTGGACTCATGTGGTGGTTGATCGCTTACGTGCGTGGCGACCTGGACCACTTAGGGGACGACCAGTGGACGCCGTGCGTCAACAACCTGGAGGGCTTTGTCTCTGCGTTCTTGTTCTCCATTGAGACAGAGACGACCATTGGCTACGGCTACCGTGTGATCACGGACAAATGTCCAGAAGGCATTGTGCTGCTCCTGGTGCAGTCAGTGCTAGGCTCCATAGTGAACGCCTTCATGGTGGGCTGCATGTTCGTGAAGATCTCGCAGCCAAAAAAGCGGGCGGAGACGCTCGTGTTCTCCACCAACGCCGTCATCTCCGTGCGGGACGGGCGCCTGTGCCTCATGTTCCGTGTGGGGGACCTGAGGAACTCACACATCGTGGAGGCCTCTATTCGAGCCAAGCTAATCAAGTCCAAACAGACCAAGGAGGGGGAGTTCATTCCCCTCAACCAAACGGACATGAACGTGGGCTATGACACCGGCGACGACCGCCTCTTCCTCGTGTCGCCGCTCATCATCTGCCATGAGATCAACCAGCACAGTCCATTCTGGGAGATCTCCAAAGCCAACCTGGccaaggaggagctggagatcGTGGTGATCCTAGAAGGCATGGTGGAGGCCACAG GCATGACGTGTCAGGCCCGCAGCTCCTACGTGGCCAGCGAGATCAAGTGGGGCTACCGCTTCACGCCCGTGCTCACTCTGGAGGACGGCTTCTACGAGGTGGACTACAACAGTTTCCACGAGATCTACGAGACCAACACGCCCAGCTGCAGCGCGCGTGAACTGGCGGAGATGAGCACCCGTGCCCGCCTGCCTCTCACCTGGTCCGTGGCGAGCAGACTGAGTCAGCAGGGCCTGCTGGACCCGGGCGACGGCGGCCCGGAGCAGGAGCGGCTTGAGGCGAAAGGCGGCGTTGGCGGGGGAGGCGGCGTGGGGGACGGCGGCGTACAGGAGCAGGCTGAGCGGAACGGGGACATCGCCAACATGGAAAATGAGTCCAAAGTCTAG